The region AACATCCCTGTCATTGAGAGGAAGATTCACAGTCAATCCAATTGCTAAACAACAGCATAGTAGGAGTAAAGATGGCAAAAATTGGTTTGTTTTATGGTACTCAAACTGGCAAAACTCAAACAGTTGCTGAATTAATTCAGAAAGAGTTTGGTGGTGATAGCGTTGTTGATCTATATGACATCGCAAATGCCGATCCCAGTGACTTTGAAGCATATCCATACATTATTGTAGGTTGTCCAACCTGGAATATTGGTGAGTTACAAAGTGACTGGGAGGGCTTCTACGATGAATTAGATGCAATTGACTTTAAGGGCAAGAAAGTTGCATATTTTGGTACTGGCGACCAAATCGGTTATGCAGATAATTTCCAAGATGCTATGGGTATTTTGGAAACAAAGATTTCTACCCTGGGTGGTACAACCGTTGGCTATTGGTCTACTGATGGTTATGATTTCAGTGAATCAAAGGCGGTTCGGAATGGAAAGTTTGTTGGATTAGCAATTGATGAAGATAACCAGTCTGAACTGACAGATAGTCGCATCAAATCGTGGATTGCTCAATTGAAGCAAGAGTTTGGTATCTAACCTGTGTTGAAAGGAAGAATTTTGATGACACGAACTTCTTCCTTTCATTGATTTGTT is a window of Leptolyngbyaceae cyanobacterium JSC-12 DNA encoding:
- a CDS encoding flavodoxin, long chain (IMG reference gene:2510098429~PFAM: Flavodoxin~TIGRFAM: flavodoxin, long chain), which translates into the protein MAKIGLFYGTQTGKTQTVAELIQKEFGGDSVVDLYDIANADPSDFEAYPYIIVGCPTWNIGELQSDWEGFYDELDAIDFKGKKVAYFGTGDQIGYADNFQDAMGILETKISTLGGTTVGYWSTDGYDFSESKAVRNGKFVGLAIDEDNQSELTDSRIKSWIAQLKQEFGI